One genomic region from Nilaparvata lugens isolate BPH chromosome 3, ASM1435652v1, whole genome shotgun sequence encodes:
- the LOC111048323 gene encoding uncharacterized protein LOC111048323 isoform X2 gives MPVRARSSATNESVVKAFGGGALSGGVQMREANSSGGLFGGSKPATVRLLQHQSLVPKSLEPTTKPNN, from the exons GCTCCGCAACAAATGAGTCCGTTGTTAAGGCGTTTGGAGGCGGTGCCTTGAGCGGGGGCGTTCAAATGAGGGAGGCAAATTCGAGCGGAGGACTGTTTGGAGGCAGCAAGCCAGCAACAGTCAGACTACTGCAGCATCAGTCACTTGTCCCCAAGTCACTTG AGCCAACAACTAAACCCAACAACTGA
- the LOC111050795 gene encoding uncharacterized protein LOC111050795: MEVLNFDVLKLNSCKLFAFVFLLAFFISSSEGTTIKRCYKCRSRGDQGSCKDPFKYSNFTSLTGVKGVEAIPCPSGWCNKIFEGGANQFKDEEYGAATSRGCLPRGPPDNEERCAMTVFGTNPTPVMMCLCQGDLCNGSPTTALPSALMILLPLLSIFHAWRNI, encoded by the exons ATGGAGGTTTTAAATTTTGAcgttttaaaattgaattcatgtaAATTATTTGCTTTTGTTTTTCTCCTCGCATTTTTTATCAGTTCATCTGAAG GTACGACGATAAAAAGGTGTTACAAGTGTCGATCGCGCGGGGACCAGGGTAGCTGCAAGGACCCCTTCAAGTACAGCAACTTCACATCCCTAACTGGCGTGAAGGGCGTTGAGGCGATACCCTGTCCCTCCGGATGGTGCAATAAAATATTCGAAGGTGGAGCCAATCAGTTCAAAGATGAAG AATATGGTGCAGCTACGTCTCGTGGTTGCTTGCCGAGGGGGCCTCCTGACAACGAAGAACGATGTGCTATGACAGTTTTTGGAACTAATCCGACTCCG GTGATGATGTGCCTATGCCAAGGTGATCTTTGCAATGGAAGTCCAACAACGGCTTTACCCTCAGCTCTAATGATCTTACTTccattattgtcaatttttcatGCTTGGAGGAATATATGA